In Thermodesulfobacteriota bacterium, a genomic segment contains:
- a CDS encoding branched-chain amino acid ABC transporter permease, which yields MFSDINWTVFFMQLFFGLALGSIFVLLASGLSIIYGLLDVVNFAHGTFAMLGAYAVFVAVSLSGSFAVGIASAVVIVALLGVAIELFLLKPLYGKDPLLPLLLTFGLSIAVPDLVKIVFGLTGKPVDYPAALGGATIVGPVILSNYRLFIIVFTLAILISLWLFLKKSDLGMIIRAATRDSLMVQILGTNTSGIWTIGFAIGTGLAALAGAIAVPMLAATPDMGVEMTMVAFVVTVVGGLGSLGGAIVGGLLIGVIVAFTSLIAGEYSSVAMYFCMAVILLIRPRGLFGESGRE from the coding sequence ATGTTCAGCGACATCAACTGGACCGTGTTCTTCATGCAGCTCTTCTTCGGGCTGGCGCTCGGCTCGATCTTCGTGCTCCTTGCGAGCGGGCTTTCCATCATCTACGGCCTGCTCGACGTGGTGAACTTCGCCCACGGGACGTTCGCCATGCTCGGGGCGTACGCGGTGTTCGTCGCCGTGAGCCTCTCCGGCAGCTTCGCGGTCGGGATCGCCAGCGCCGTGGTCATCGTCGCGCTGCTGGGGGTCGCCATCGAGCTGTTCCTCCTGAAGCCGCTGTACGGCAAGGACCCGCTCCTGCCGCTGCTCCTGACCTTCGGCCTGTCCATCGCCGTCCCCGACCTCGTGAAGATCGTTTTCGGCCTCACGGGGAAGCCGGTCGACTACCCGGCGGCGCTCGGCGGGGCGACGATCGTCGGCCCCGTCATCCTCTCCAATTACCGCCTGTTCATCATCGTCTTCACCCTTGCGATCCTGATCTCCCTCTGGCTCTTCCTGAAGAAGAGCGACCTGGGGATGATCATCCGCGCGGCGACGCGGGACAGCCTGATGGTCCAGATCCTGGGCACGAACACCTCCGGCATCTGGACGATCGGGTTCGCCATCGGCACCGGGCTCGCCGCCCTCGCGGGCGCGATCGCCGTCCCGATGCTGGCCGCGACCCCCGACATGGGCGTGGAGATGACGATGGTCGCGTTCGTCGTGACGGTCGTCGGCGGGCTGGGGAGCCTCGGCGGCGCCATCGTGGGGGGGCTGCTGATCGGCGTCATCGTGGCGTTCACCTCGCTGATCGCCGGGGAATACTCCAGCGTGGCCATGTACTTCTGCATGGCAGTCATCCTGCTGATCCGGCCCCGCGGGCTGTTCGGGGAAAGCGGAAGAGAATGA